One window of Chamaesiphon minutus PCC 6605 genomic DNA carries:
- the nrdR gene encoding transcriptional regulator NrdR, translating to MQCSYCQYTDSRVLESRSTEAGQSIRRRRECLRCKHRFTTYERLEFVPVTVIKQDARREYFDRSKLLRGIIHACQKTGLTPDTLESIVDDIESQLQARAVREVTTAEIGELVLRELRPLSEVAYVRFASVYRQFQGIRDFVDTLHQLNEVRDRERCEESEVTRTAVGLETPASVAKSAFAD from the coding sequence ATGCAATGTTCGTACTGCCAATATACAGATAGTCGGGTCTTGGAATCTCGATCGACAGAAGCCGGACAGAGTATTCGCAGACGGCGGGAGTGCTTGCGCTGCAAACATCGCTTTACTACTTACGAACGATTGGAATTCGTTCCGGTTACCGTCATTAAACAAGATGCGCGGCGAGAATATTTTGACAGATCTAAACTGCTACGGGGGATAATCCACGCCTGTCAGAAAACCGGACTCACCCCCGATACACTAGAATCGATCGTCGATGATATCGAATCTCAACTCCAAGCGCGTGCTGTCAGAGAGGTGACAACCGCTGAAATCGGCGAGCTAGTATTGAGAGAGTTACGCCCGTTGAGCGAAGTAGCCTATGTTCGATTTGCATCTGTCTACCGCCAATTTCAAGGCATTCGCGACTTTGTAGACACGTTGCATCAGTTGAATGAAGTTAGGGATCGGGAGCGTTGTGAAGAGTCTGAAGTTACTAGAACTGCTGTGGGGTTGGAAACCCCCGCTAGTGTTGCAAAGTCCGCCTTCGCAGACTAG
- a CDS encoding TetR/AcrR family transcriptional regulator: MPRKPTTTPRKLPQQDRSRVTFEAILEATARILVEEGYDKANTNRIAERAGISIGSLYQYFPNKESLMTALIEQHSQEMAELVATKLNRSIDSPLEIVIPEIISAVVAAHAINPRLHQVLSEEIPRSGRSEQMQADERIAELLRTYLERWRDAIQPQNIDLTVFILSQTVDSLCHAAVIEHPNFVSNSQFEREVSNLLLSYLIKPISEY; the protein is encoded by the coding sequence ATGCCGCGTAAACCTACGACAACGCCTCGTAAACTGCCACAGCAAGATCGCTCGAGAGTTACATTCGAAGCGATTTTAGAGGCAACTGCTCGCATTTTGGTAGAGGAAGGCTATGATAAAGCCAACACCAATCGCATTGCCGAACGCGCGGGGATTAGTATCGGCTCGCTCTATCAGTATTTCCCGAACAAAGAATCGCTAATGACGGCTCTGATTGAGCAACATTCACAGGAAATGGCCGAATTAGTAGCAACAAAGCTCAATCGATCGATCGACTCGCCATTAGAAATAGTAATTCCCGAAATCATCTCAGCAGTAGTGGCGGCTCATGCCATTAATCCTCGGTTACATCAAGTATTGAGCGAGGAAATTCCGCGTTCTGGCAGATCCGAGCAAATGCAAGCAGACGAACGGATTGCCGAACTGTTGCGGACATATCTCGAACGATGGCGCGATGCGATCCAGCCGCAAAATATCGATCTGACGGTGTTCATTTTGAGTCAAACTGTTGACTCTTTATGTCATGCTGCTGTCATCGAACATCCCAATTTTGTCAGTAATAGTCAGTTTGAACGCGAAGTCTCTAATTTATTACTTTCTTACCTGATTAAACCCATTTCAGAATACTGA
- the psbB gene encoding photosystem II chlorophyll-binding protein CP47, whose product MGLPWYRVHTVVLNDPGRLISVHLMHTALVAGWAGSMALFELSNFDPSDPVFNPMWRQGMFVMPFMARLGITKSWGGWSIVPGESAADAGFWSFEGVATAHIILSGMLILASIWHWVYWDLELFTDPRTGEPALDLPKMFGIHLFLSGLLCFGFGAFHLTGLFGPGMWVSDPFGITGHVAPVAPEWGPSGFNPFNPGGVVAHHIAAGTVGIIAGLFHLTVRPPERLYKALRMGNIETVLSSSIAAVFFAAFIVAGTMWYGNATTPIELFGPTRYQWDSGYFQQEIQRRVQSSVEDGKTEAEAWQAIPDKLAFYDYVGNSPAKGGLFRTGPMNKGDGIVQGWQGHPVFKDSEGRVLSVRRLPNFFESFPVVLTDSEGVVRADVPFRRAESRYSFEQAGITASFYGGALNGQTFTDATQVKQFARKAQGGEIFEFDREKLGSDGVFRTSPRGWFTFGHAVFALFFFFGHLWHGSRTIYRDVFAGVEADMEEQVEFGLFQKLGDPTTRKKEA is encoded by the coding sequence ATGGGACTACCCTGGTATCGCGTGCATACAGTCGTCCTGAATGACCCAGGTCGGCTGATATCCGTACATTTAATGCACACAGCTTTAGTTGCTGGTTGGGCTGGTTCGATGGCTTTGTTTGAATTATCAAACTTCGATCCTAGCGACCCAGTTTTCAACCCAATGTGGCGACAAGGCATGTTTGTCATGCCCTTCATGGCACGTCTTGGGATTACCAAATCTTGGGGTGGTTGGAGTATTGTTCCAGGTGAATCGGCAGCAGATGCTGGCTTCTGGTCTTTTGAAGGTGTTGCTACCGCTCACATTATCCTTTCAGGGATGCTGATTTTGGCATCGATCTGGCACTGGGTTTATTGGGACTTGGAACTGTTTACAGATCCTCGCACTGGCGAGCCTGCACTAGATTTACCCAAAATGTTTGGGATTCACTTGTTCTTATCTGGCTTACTCTGCTTCGGCTTCGGAGCGTTCCACCTGACTGGTCTATTCGGGCCAGGAATGTGGGTATCCGACCCATTTGGTATCACGGGGCATGTCGCGCCTGTCGCGCCAGAATGGGGGCCGTCTGGGTTCAATCCGTTCAATCCTGGTGGCGTAGTCGCTCACCATATTGCCGCAGGTACAGTCGGGATTATTGCTGGATTATTCCACCTCACAGTGCGTCCGCCCGAACGGCTTTACAAAGCTTTGCGGATGGGGAATATCGAAACCGTACTTTCTTCTAGTATCGCCGCAGTATTCTTTGCAGCTTTTATCGTTGCTGGTACCATGTGGTACGGTAACGCAACTACACCGATCGAATTATTCGGCCCGACTCGTTATCAGTGGGATAGCGGTTATTTCCAACAAGAAATCCAACGTCGCGTTCAGTCTAGCGTCGAAGATGGTAAAACTGAAGCCGAAGCTTGGCAGGCAATTCCTGACAAACTCGCTTTCTATGACTATGTAGGTAACAGCCCTGCTAAAGGCGGTCTATTCCGGACTGGCCCGATGAACAAAGGTGATGGTATCGTTCAAGGTTGGCAAGGACACCCAGTATTTAAAGACTCTGAAGGTCGCGTACTGAGCGTGCGTCGTCTACCTAACTTCTTTGAAAGTTTCCCTGTAGTCTTGACTGACTCTGAAGGTGTGGTTCGTGCAGACGTACCGTTCCGTCGGGCAGAATCGAGATACAGCTTCGAGCAAGCTGGAATCACTGCTAGCTTCTACGGTGGTGCTCTAAATGGTCAAACATTTACAGACGCTACTCAAGTCAAGCAGTTTGCCCGCAAAGCTCAAGGTGGCGAAATCTTTGAATTCGATCGTGAAAAACTTGGATCTGACGGTGTATTCCGTACCAGTCCTCGCGGTTGGTTCACTTTCGGTCATGCTGTATTCGCTTTATTCTTCTTCTTCGGTCACCTCTGGCATGGTTCGCGGACGATCTACCGCGACGTATTTGCTGGTGTAGAAGCCGATATGGAAGAGCAGGTCGAATTCGGTCTGTTCCAGAAATTGGGAGACCCAACTACTCGGAAAAAAGAAGCTTAA
- a CDS encoding STAS-like domain-containing protein: MRYIVYEITGQYAISFDDGQQLFDLIHPQLQTGQTVELDFERVTVFASAFFNVAIGQLLQDIPSDTLNEKLIIENLSPHGETVLSQVIENAKPYYSDPAHRQAVDTVMEEYAASF; this comes from the coding sequence ATGCGTTACATCGTTTATGAAATTACCGGACAATATGCAATTTCGTTTGACGACGGACAACAACTCTTCGATCTGATTCACCCCCAACTCCAGACGGGACAAACTGTAGAGCTTGACTTTGAAAGAGTCACAGTTTTTGCATCAGCATTTTTCAACGTAGCTATCGGACAGCTTTTGCAAGATATCCCCTCTGATACTCTCAACGAGAAACTTATCATTGAGAATCTATCCCCTCACGGTGAAACCGTTCTGTCACAAGTCATTGAGAACGCCAAGCCTTACTACTCAGATCCCGCTCATCGTCAAGCTGTCGATACAGTTATGGAAGAATATGCCGCCAGCTTCTAG
- a CDS encoding photosystem II reaction center protein T — MEATIYILVTALALGTVFFAITFREPAKIPRKK; from the coding sequence ATGGAAGCAACTATTTATATTTTGGTAACGGCACTAGCATTGGGTACAGTCTTTTTTGCAATTACGTTTCGCGAACCTGCGAAAATCCCCCGCAAAAAATAA
- the ldpA gene encoding circadian clock protein LdpA produces the protein MLYPSPLNSLTRGTWFKLICGASFGHLPAIRNLAIAYTLAGADCIDVAADLAVITAAKDGIHTARKLAQAHRDSGDPIVDIPWLMVSLNDGIDPHFRKAEFNPSQCPIDCPRPCVRICPADAIAFTSTQQGVIDSRCYGCGRCLPICPLGLIVTHDRTATPSSILPYLTAEDGIDAIEIHTQPGHLDDFRQLWSVLAPAAHHLKLLAISCPDSDELISYLRSLHATISATYDPHPLPFTLLWQTDGRPMSGDIGAGTTHAAIKLGEKVLAANLPGYVQLAGGTNHYTVPKLRERALLPPTDNKHIHGVAYGSYARVLLSPLLDKLDARTDNPGRLEAHSDLMVAAVTIATELVGQLKGESAHNFS, from the coding sequence GTGCTATATCCTTCACCCTTAAATTCATTAACTAGGGGTACATGGTTTAAACTCATCTGTGGTGCTAGCTTTGGGCACTTACCAGCCATCCGCAATCTCGCGATTGCCTATACATTAGCTGGAGCTGATTGTATCGATGTTGCTGCCGACTTAGCGGTAATTACCGCCGCTAAAGATGGCATCCACACCGCTCGCAAATTAGCCCAGGCACATCGAGATTCGGGAGATCCAATAGTAGATATCCCGTGGCTGATGGTGAGTTTAAATGATGGCATAGACCCACATTTTCGGAAAGCAGAATTCAACCCATCCCAATGTCCGATCGATTGCCCGCGTCCGTGCGTGCGGATTTGTCCGGCTGATGCGATCGCCTTTACTAGCACTCAGCAGGGGGTCATCGATAGTCGGTGTTATGGTTGCGGTCGCTGTTTGCCAATTTGTCCGTTAGGACTGATTGTAACCCACGATCGCACGGCAACTCCCAGTAGTATCCTTCCCTATCTCACGGCGGAGGACGGTATCGACGCGATCGAAATTCATACTCAGCCGGGTCATTTAGATGACTTTCGGCAGTTGTGGAGCGTCTTGGCACCAGCCGCACACCATCTTAAATTGCTGGCGATTAGTTGTCCCGATAGCGACGAATTAATCTCGTATCTGCGATCGCTCCACGCGACGATCTCCGCCACTTACGATCCTCACCCACTCCCCTTTACACTCCTTTGGCAAACCGATGGTAGGCCGATGAGCGGGGATATCGGCGCGGGGACGACTCATGCCGCAATTAAATTGGGTGAAAAAGTCTTAGCCGCCAATCTCCCAGGTTACGTGCAACTAGCAGGTGGTACCAACCATTACACCGTCCCCAAGCTACGGGAACGCGCACTTTTGCCGCCAACTGACAACAAACACATTCATGGTGTGGCTTACGGCAGTTACGCACGGGTCTTATTGTCGCCCCTGCTGGACAAGTTGGACGCACGCACCGATAATCCAGGGAGATTGGAAGCGCATTCAGACTTAATGGTTGCGGCTGTGACGATCGCGACAGAGCTAGTCGGGCAATTGAAGGGAGAATCTGCCCATAATTTTAGTTAA
- a CDS encoding R3H domain-containing nucleic acid-binding protein, with translation MDENLSLGRMQITDDLSQLLAVLPESIRIALENHPKLSVLIEVVMDLGRYPEARFADGAEYLSDVAVTRADIQHCVDRLGLFSGDNRAGIERTLHRISCMRNRTDEIIGLTCRVGRAVYGTINMIRDLVETGKSILMLGRPGVGKTTALREIARVLADELGKRVVIIDTSNEIAGDGDIPHSAIGRARRMQVARPELQHQVMIEAVENHMPEVIVIDEIGTELEALAARTIAERGVQLVGTAHGNRLENLLKNPTLSDLIGGIQAVTLGDEEARRRSSQKTVLERKAPPTFEIAVEMHERHRWVVHDSVSEMVDTLLRGRQPTTQVRTVNEAGKVSIVRELPEPAKNGLMPAPNIPATNGGWRSSGRMSPMPSTLATNASQTTLEADLGFSQLLDQNWDSDEAMMSAGMATGITVGANGEELPLHVYPYGIGRDELEQVIEVLNLPVVLTKDMGSADAVLALRTHIKNHAKLRQISKVRQVPIYSVKSGTIPQITRTLRRMLHMDDPGIPEEADLRLFTQNASEDEVEALEEARLAVEQIVIPKGQPVELLPRSNAVRKMQHELVEHYHLKSTSFGEEPNRRLRIFPA, from the coding sequence ATGGACGAAAATTTAAGTTTGGGTAGAATGCAAATTACCGATGACCTCAGCCAATTATTGGCGGTGTTGCCGGAATCGATTCGGATCGCTTTAGAAAACCATCCTAAACTCAGCGTACTAATTGAAGTAGTGATGGATCTGGGGCGTTATCCTGAGGCGAGATTTGCCGATGGAGCAGAATATCTCAGCGATGTTGCAGTAACCAGAGCCGACATTCAGCATTGTGTCGATCGACTGGGCTTATTTAGCGGCGACAATCGGGCGGGTATCGAGCGCACCTTGCACCGAATTAGCTGTATGCGCAACCGCACAGACGAAATTATCGGGTTGACCTGTCGCGTGGGTCGCGCCGTCTATGGCACGATTAATATGATTCGCGATCTCGTCGAAACGGGCAAATCGATCCTGATGTTGGGTCGTCCTGGGGTGGGCAAAACTACCGCCCTACGGGAAATCGCGCGGGTATTAGCCGACGAATTGGGCAAACGGGTTGTCATTATCGATACGAGTAACGAGATTGCAGGCGATGGTGATATTCCCCACTCGGCAATCGGTCGAGCCAGACGGATGCAAGTCGCACGTCCCGAGCTTCAGCACCAAGTGATGATCGAAGCCGTCGAAAACCACATGCCCGAAGTCATCGTCATCGACGAAATCGGTACGGAGCTTGAAGCTTTAGCCGCTCGCACGATCGCCGAACGCGGCGTCCAATTAGTCGGTACCGCTCACGGCAATCGCCTCGAAAACCTGCTCAAAAACCCCACTCTCTCCGATTTGATCGGCGGGATTCAAGCCGTCACCCTCGGTGACGAAGAAGCGCGCCGCCGCTCCTCCCAAAAAACCGTCCTCGAACGCAAAGCACCGCCCACCTTTGAAATCGCTGTCGAAATGCACGAACGCCATCGCTGGGTCGTCCACGATAGCGTCTCCGAAATGGTGGATACCTTATTGCGCGGTCGTCAACCGACGACTCAAGTCCGCACGGTAAATGAAGCTGGCAAAGTCTCGATCGTCCGCGAACTGCCCGAACCAGCCAAAAACGGCCTGATGCCCGCGCCAAATATCCCCGCAACGAACGGTGGCTGGCGATCGAGCGGGCGGATGTCACCCATGCCTAGTACTTTAGCCACCAACGCCTCTCAAACCACTCTAGAGGCCGATCTGGGCTTTTCGCAACTCTTAGACCAAAACTGGGACAGCGATGAAGCCATGATGTCTGCGGGAATGGCGACAGGGATTACCGTTGGTGCCAATGGCGAAGAATTACCGCTGCATGTCTACCCCTATGGCATCGGTCGCGACGAATTGGAGCAGGTAATTGAAGTCCTCAATCTACCTGTCGTCCTCACCAAAGATATGGGTAGTGCCGATGCCGTCCTCGCACTGCGAACCCACATCAAAAATCACGCCAAACTACGCCAAATTAGCAAAGTACGCCAAGTACCGATCTATAGCGTCAAATCTGGCACGATTCCGCAAATCACCCGCACCTTACGGCGAATGCTGCATATGGACGATCCGGGCATCCCCGAAGAAGCCGATCTGCGGTTATTCACCCAGAATGCCAGCGAGGATGAGGTGGAAGCATTAGAAGAAGCCCGATTGGCAGTCGAACAAATTGTCATCCCCAAAGGTCAACCCGTCGAATTGTTGCCTCGATCGAATGCCGTCCGCAAGATGCAACACGAACTAGTCGAGCACTATCACCTTAAATCTACTAGCTTCGGCGAAGAACCCAATCGCCGTCTGCGGATTTTCCCAGCTTAG
- a CDS encoding GNAT family N-acetyltransferase: MNVQSIRFSERSADIDLDRLQTLLNRSAFWAVDRRVEDLKIAIDRSEPVVSAWDEDKLIGFARATSDGIYRATIWDVVIDPDYQRLGLGRKLVTTVLSHPCMERVERVYLFTTHHQSFYERLGFITNSSTTMVLHASQSSATNAAANLDGIEA; encoded by the coding sequence ATGAACGTCCAATCCATTCGGTTTAGCGAGCGCAGTGCAGATATCGACCTCGATCGACTCCAAACGCTTCTAAATAGAAGTGCATTTTGGGCGGTCGATCGACGAGTTGAAGATCTTAAAATTGCCATCGATCGTAGCGAACCCGTGGTTTCAGCGTGGGATGAAGACAAACTAATTGGGTTTGCCAGAGCCACATCTGACGGTATATATCGGGCGACAATCTGGGATGTGGTCATCGACCCCGATTATCAACGGTTGGGCTTAGGACGTAAGTTAGTCACAACGGTGCTCTCGCATCCTTGCATGGAGCGAGTCGAACGCGTTTATCTATTTACCACCCACCATCAAAGTTTTTACGAGCGGCTCGGTTTTATCACTAACAGCAGCACTACCATGGTGCTCCATGCCTCACAGTCGAGTGCAACAAACGCAGCCGCAAATTTAGATGGGATTGAAGCTTAG
- a CDS encoding chemotaxis protein — translation MTVKIEIPVIYHTSKHCHSLLEIWHTVNQKLDTSSDLTLDFQKCSFLSHLGVAFLGGLSHHVRSKGGQLNFDWETLQPKVHTNLAQNGFLFGFNRGIEPWSGNSIPYRQDLDQNKCAIMEYLLNNWLGKSWVNISSGLQGAIAGSVWEIYANAFEHSNSSLGVFSCGQNYPNKKELHLTIVDFGQGIANNVRSLSQNQSLDSAQALEWAFQPGNSTAIKTFKRGIGLSTLQNFVSTNRGNLKIFSNDGYVNIKDNKVIYEKRTLDFQGTLINIAFKCDESYYCLASEVTSGVKKRF, via the coding sequence ATGACTGTCAAAATCGAAATCCCCGTCATCTATCACACATCGAAGCATTGCCACTCCTTGTTAGAGATCTGGCACACGGTAAACCAAAAACTTGATACCTCCTCAGACTTGACCCTTGATTTTCAAAAGTGCAGCTTTCTGAGTCACCTTGGGGTAGCGTTTCTTGGTGGACTCAGTCATCACGTTCGCTCGAAAGGCGGACAGTTAAACTTCGACTGGGAGACATTACAGCCCAAAGTTCACACTAATCTCGCTCAAAATGGATTTTTGTTCGGTTTCAATCGAGGGATAGAGCCTTGGAGTGGCAATTCTATTCCTTATCGCCAAGATCTAGACCAGAACAAATGTGCTATAATGGAATACCTGCTAAATAATTGGTTAGGAAAAAGCTGGGTCAATATCAGCTCTGGCTTACAGGGTGCGATCGCTGGTAGTGTGTGGGAAATCTATGCTAATGCCTTTGAACATAGCAACTCCTCGCTTGGTGTGTTCAGTTGCGGGCAAAACTACCCCAACAAGAAAGAGCTACACCTAACGATTGTTGATTTTGGTCAGGGCATAGCCAACAACGTTCGATCTCTATCCCAAAATCAATCGTTAGATTCAGCCCAAGCCCTAGAATGGGCATTTCAACCTGGAAACAGTACCGCCATCAAAACCTTCAAAAGAGGGATAGGGCTGAGTACATTACAGAACTTCGTTTCGACCAATCGAGGTAATCTGAAAATATTTAGCAATGACGGATACGTCAACATCAAAGATAATAAAGTTATATATGAAAAAAGAACGCTCGATTTTCAGGGAACACTGATAAACATAGCCTTCAAATGCGATGAGTCATATTACTGCCTAGCATCAGAGGTTACTAGCGGGGTGAAGAAACGATTTTAG
- a CDS encoding darcynin family protein: protein MTATTELNHVYFMLLKTTASWLQIPTLQRFEFIDEIIKPILDRHPAVKMRFFDSEAFLGRFTDVMRWETADIKEYQALVEQLRETLFWGTYFEIVEIVPASENAYAIFNEVSSISELVK, encoded by the coding sequence ATGACCGCAACAACAGAGCTAAATCATGTGTATTTTATGTTATTGAAAACAACTGCAAGTTGGCTTCAAATTCCGACGCTACAAAGATTTGAGTTTATCGACGAGATAATTAAGCCAATTCTCGATCGACACCCTGCCGTCAAAATGCGGTTCTTTGATTCTGAGGCATTTTTGGGGCGATTTACAGATGTAATGAGGTGGGAAACAGCGGATATAAAGGAGTATCAAGCCTTAGTCGAACAGCTCAGAGAGACACTATTTTGGGGCACGTATTTTGAAATTGTCGAGATCGTACCTGCGAGCGAAAATGCTTATGCTATTTTTAATGAAGTCTCCTCTATATCTGAATTAGTAAAATGA
- a CDS encoding (2Fe-2S) ferredoxin domain-containing protein, with product MNLPKYRVFVCTKQRAADGTGGCCCSAGALEIYDRFQSEIAMRQLEERVEVRKSGCLDRCEAGAVALVYRTNWREFAWLPRKIRMKLQRLLFPNRTFYGHLTSENIPDIVESHLIAGRPLKRCEIAGDR from the coding sequence ATGAACTTACCTAAATACCGTGTGTTTGTGTGTACCAAACAGCGCGCCGCCGATGGTACTGGCGGCTGTTGTTGTAGTGCGGGTGCCCTAGAGATTTACGATCGATTTCAATCGGAAATAGCAATGCGCCAATTGGAGGAGCGTGTAGAAGTGCGAAAGTCAGGATGTCTGGATCGGTGCGAAGCGGGCGCAGTGGCTCTAGTTTATCGCACTAACTGGCGTGAATTTGCATGGTTGCCGCGTAAAATCCGCATGAAATTACAGCGATTGTTATTTCCCAATCGGACGTTCTACGGTCATCTGACGAGTGAAAATATCCCCGATATCGTCGAAAGCCATTTAATCGCCGGAAGACCGTTAAAACGCTGCGAGATTGCTGGCGATCGCTAA